Proteins co-encoded in one Saccharomyces mikatae IFO 1815 strain IFO1815 genome assembly, chromosome: 14 genomic window:
- the SMKI14G2260 gene encoding uncharacterized protein (similar to Saccharomyces cerevisiae YNL095C and ECM3 (YOR092W); ancestral locus Anc_2.192), protein MHITLGQAIWASVKPIIKIYLIIGVGFLMAKMGILTVEATRIISDVVLTVLLPCLSFNKIVANIEDKDIKSVGIICLSALLIFGTGLFFAYVVRLLLPVPKQWYGGILAGGMFSNISDLPIAYLQSMDQGLIFSEEEGNKGVANVIIFLTMFLICIFNLGGFRLIESDFKYNDDESAARISETTATRPTTNANTTSTGTNKSSFSNGQHFFNEKYTARNSVTEAINTNVNVNANANTNANMIRGASISSQPTSSIDPLSLSGNYANSMIKKPVQPKGRDTIAYIPSKGPQVTSGSNALENQSSASSVHSYNSSESYNSSLDTMRVRRTASQPRAYNTASALEEKYLGEKYSKNISLSALEPIRSIDMRALPSQNIHHLIREYSNVDQYGNQRRNSSLVGTDMNDERSMTSNSTLETIKTANLTRILTSDATVSKKDIETSGESLPKWMKKFPLTPLLVFFLKNCLRPCSMAVIIALIVAFIPWVKALFVTTANTPHIRQAPDNAPPLSFFMDFTGYVGAASVPFGLILLGATLGRLKIGNLYPGFWKAAVALVILRQCIMPIFGVLWCDRLVKTGWVNWQDDRMLLFVIAISWNLPTMTTLIYFTASFTPPEIAEPVQMECVSFFLMLQYPLMVVSLPFLVSYFLKVQMKL, encoded by the coding sequence atgcACATTACTCTAGGTCAGGCGATATGGGCATCCGTTAAGCCaattatcaaaatataCTTGATTATAGGTGTCGGATTTTTAATGGCCAAGATGGGAATCCTCACAGTGGAAGCAACTAGAATCATTTCTGATGTTGTGCTAACAGTTTTACTTCCCTGCCTGTCTTTTAACAAGATTGTTGCCAATATCGAAGATAAAGATATCAAATCTGTCGGAATAATTTGTTTATCTGCCCTCTTAATCTTTGGCACTGGACTGTTTTTCGCATATGTTGTGAGGCTACTCCTGCCTGTTCCTAAACAATGGTATGGTGGTATTCTTGCCGGTGGcatgttttcaaatatcAGTGATTTACCAATTGCATATTTACAATCCATGGACCAAGGGCTTATATTTTCAGAGGAAGAAGGCAACAAAGGTGTGGCTAACGTCATTATATTTCTGACGATGTTTCTAATTTGCATTTTCAACTTGGGTGGGTTTCGATTGATTGAAAGTGATTTTAAGTACAACGACGATGAAAGTGCTGCTAGGATTTCAGAAACGACAGCGACACGCCCCACAACAAATGCAAATACTACTAGTACGGGTACTAACAAGAGTTCCTTCTCAAATGGTCAgcactttttcaatgaaaaatacacTGCTCGCAATAGCGTGACCGAAGCCATAAATACCAATGTAAATGTAAATGCAAACGCAAATACAAACGCAAACATGATCAGAGGCGCGTCAATATCAAGTCAACCAACAAGTAGTATAGATCCTTTGTCACTTTCGGGTAATTATGCCAATTCAATGATTAAAAAACCAGTTCAACCAAAAGGTAGAGATACTATTGCATATATTCCAAGTAAAGGGCCACAGGTTACTTCTGGCTCAAATGCTTTAGAGAACCAATCATCCGCATCATCAGTGCATTCCTATAATTCATCAGAGAGTTATAATAGCAGCCTAGATACTATGAGGGTACGCAGAACAGCCAGTCAGCCAAGAGCTTACAACACCGCTTCAGCTCTAGAAGAGAAATATTTGGGCGAGAAATACTCTAAGAATATATCTTTATCTGCCTTAGAACCTATACGCTCTATTGACATGCGTGCATTGCCCTCTCAAAACATTCATCATCTCATCAGAGAGTACTCTAATGTTGACCAATATGGTAATCAAAGGAGGAACTCGAGTTTAGTAGGTACCGACATGAATGATGAACGTTCGATGACATCAAACTCGACTTTAGAAACTATAAAAACTGCCAACCTGACCAGGATCCTAACATCAGATGCCACCGTAAGTAAAAAGGATATTGAAACCTCAGGCGAGTCACTACCAAAGTGGATGAAAAAGTTCCCATTAACTCCACTGCtggtatttttcttgaaaaattgtcTAAGACCGTGCTCTATGGCCGTGATCATTGCCCTGATTGTTGCATTTATCCCATGGGTAAAGGCATTGTTTGTCACTACTGCCAATACACCTCATATAAGACAAGCACCGGACAACGCCCCCCCCTTAAGCTTTTTCATGGATTTTACAGGTTATGTCGGCGCCGCAAGTGTTCCATTTGGGTTGATATTATTAGGAGCAACCTTGGGTAGATTAAAAATTGGTAATTTGTATCCAGGATTTTGGAAAGCTGCTGTAGCGCTTGTAATTCTGAGACAGTGTATCATGCCAATTTTTGGTGTCCTATGGTGTGATCGGTTAGTAAAAACTGGCTGGGTTAATTGGCAAGATGATAGAATGTTGTTATTTGTTATTGCAATAAGTTGGAATCTACCAACAATGACTACTCTTATATATTTCACCGCCAGTTTTACACCGCCAGAGATAGCCGAGCCAGTCCAAATGGAAtgtgtttcttttttcttgatgcTACAATATCCACTAATGGTAGTTAGTCTGCCGTTTTTGGTCTCttactttttgaaagtacAAATGAAGCTTTAG
- the APP1 gene encoding phosphatidate phosphatase APP1 (similar to Saccharomyces cerevisiae APP1 (YNL094W); ancestral locus Anc_2.193), producing the protein MNGQDYNEGSSSTAATSSPTSGDSRMGRKQRFMNLIRTTKDIYIPNLTSSISQKTMDGIRSTTNSLEGLNDLPAQLPHNTIITFFPTYTTTNLIDSDGSSAPRKDFETTVRCAVSYPGNPTSRRNRWLLSLCKQYLRTGTVEVDTAPEAPPHLEEDSGELTDSQSSIESSSTSKSNNGYSHMGLQEEDVLNERIQGFLSKKIPNTPIVVDLLPKDRLRGDTASFFGTTDAYGNFLIKAETNFLPSKINITLDTPIEGCADPISQTFPINYVSPYGIGLISDIDDTIKHTGVTGDRRSMFRNVFIHDVKSWVIDGVPLWYKTLHDVADVDFFYVSNSPIQTFPLLKEYICTNFPPGPIFLKQYSGNFFSTIMTSSANRKIQPITNILRDFPKKKFILVGDSGEHDLEAYTTTALQFPDQILAIYIRCCSNSMSDAPSHDREVMREVNNIIELQQQPIQIPKSSLGTRRRPPPPPIPSSQKPLLTEEQTESIRLSRRDRHDNNINEVIPPALPKRQLPNLDADAYYVPSSQNDYGMYGALMDKKADEWKRRVMDSVQKLSNQDTTLMFFSDPALSLEDSIRRIRQKYSS; encoded by the coding sequence atgaatggTCAAGATTACAATGAAGGCTCCTCTTCTACGGCCGCCACTAGCAGTCCTACTTCTGGAGATTCACGAATGGGTAGGAAACAACGCTTCATGAATCTCATAAGAACCACAAAGGACATTTACATTCCCAACCTAACGTCATCCATATCTCAAAAGACAATGGATGGTATTAGGAGCACAACGAATTCCCTCGAAGGTCTCAATGATTTACCAGCGCAATTGCCGCACAACACTATAATAACTTTTTTCCCAACGTATACCACAACAAACTTGATTGACTCCGATGGTTCAAGTGCCCCCcgaaaagattttgaaactaCCGTCAGATGTGCTGTTTCTTATCCAGGAAACCCTACGAGCAGAAGGAATAGATGGTTGCTTTCTCTTTGCAAACAATATCTTAGGACGGGTACTGTGGAGGTCGATACTGCGCCTGAGGCTCCCCCCCATCTCGAAGAGGATTCTGGAGAATTAACCGATTCTCAGTCAAGTATAGAAAGttcttcaacttcaaaGAGCAATAACGGATATTCACATATGGGCCTCCAGGAAGAAGATGttttaaatgaaagaatCCAGGGATTTTTGTCGAAAAAAATCCCTAATACTCCAATAGTGGTTGATCTTTTACCCAAAGATAGACTTCGTGGGGACACcgcttctttttttggtacCACGGACGCTTACGGCAATTTTTTAATCAAAGCagaaacaaattttttaccTTCCAAGATTAATATTACATTAGATACCCCTATAGAAGGCTGTGCAGATCCTATATCTCAAACTTTTCCGATCAATTATGTTTCACCCTACGGTATTGGTTTAATTAGTGACATCGATGATACCATCAAGCATACTGGTGTTACAGGTGACAGGAGATCAATGTTTCGTAACGTTTTTATTCATGATGTAAAATCGTGGGTGATAGATGGTGTTCCTCTTTGGTACAAAACTTTACATGATGTTGCCGATGTAGATTTCTTTTACGTTTCTAATTCTCCTATTCAAACTTTCcctcttttgaaagagtaTATTTGCACAAATTTCCCCCCAGgtccaatttttttaaaacaATATTCTggtaatttcttttccactATTATGACTTCTAGCGCAAATAGGAAAATTCAGCCAATAACCAATATATTAAGGGATTTTCCTaagaagaaattcattTTGGTAGGTGATTCTGGTGAACATGATTTAGAAGCGTATACCACCACTGCTTTGCAGTTTCCAGACCAAATTCTGGCTATTTATATAAGGTGTTGCTCTAATTCCATGAGTGACGCACCATCACATGATCGAGAAGTAATGAGAGAAGTGAACAACATCATTGAATTACAACAGCAACCTATTCAAATACCCAAATCTTCCCTAGGTACCAGGAGAAGacctcctcctcctcccATTCCTTCCAGTCAAAAGCCATTGTTAACAGAAGAGCAAACCGAAAGCATTAGGCTATCACGCCGTGATAGACATGACAACAACATTAATGAAGTTATTCCCCCAGCACTACCAAAGAGACAGTTACCCAACTTAGACGCTGACGCTTACTATGTTCCATCTTCGCAGAACGATTATGGAATGTATGGTGCACTTATGGACAAAAAAGCAGATGAATGGAAGAGAAGAGTAATGGACTCAGTCCAAAAATTGAGCAATCAAGATACTACTTTGATGTTTTTCTCAGATCCAGCATTAAGTCTTGAAGATAGTATCCGCAGAATTAGGCAGAAGTATTCAAGctaa
- the YPT53 gene encoding Rab family GTPase YPT53 (similar to Saccharomyces cerevisiae YPT53 (YNL093W) and VPS21 (YOR089C); ancestral locus Anc_2.196) translates to MDTSTAATPILTIKLVLLGESAVGKSSIVLRFVSDDFRESREPTIGAAFLTKRIIRDDKVIKFEIWDTAGQERFAPLAPMYYRNAQAALVVFDVTDDGSFHKAQDWIQELHEKVGDNIVIALVGNKIDLLNIQGENSNRAVKEAELQNLCKRENLLYFEASAKTGENIHEIFQKLGQKIPYPQKCTRQNSNHDLTITDDQRIDLEATTVEGTRETGTCNC, encoded by the coding sequence ATGGATACAAGCACAGCAGCAACTCCAATATTAACAATTAAATTAGTCTTGCTTGGAGAATCGGCCGTCGGTAAGTCATCAATAGTCCTTAGATTTGTATCTGACGACTTTAGAGAAAGTAGAGAACCCACTATTGGTGCCGCCTTTTTGACGAAGAGAATCATAAGAGATGACAAGGTCATCAAATTTGAGATTTGGGATACAGCAGGCCAGGAAAGATTTGCACCCTTAGCGCCTATGTATTATAGGAATGCCCAAGCTGCGTTAGTTGTTTTTGACGTTACCGATGACGGATCTTTTCATAAGGCTCAGGACTGGATCCAAGAATTACACGAAAAGGTGGGTGACAACATTGTTATTGCATTGGTAGGTAACAAAATCGACTTATTGAACATACAAGGCGAAAACTCAAATAGGGCAGTGAAGGAAGCAGAGTTACAAAACCTCTGTAAACGGGAAAACCTTTTATACTTCGAAGCAAGTGCCAAGACTGGTGAGAATATACACGAAATATTTCAGAAACTTGGACAAAAAATACCATATCCCCAAAAGTGTACAAGACAAAATTCTAATCATGATCTGACTATTACTGATGACCAACGAATTGATCTCGAAGCAACGACAGTAGAAGGCACTAGAGAGACAGGGACTTGTAACTGCtga
- the SMKI14G2290 gene encoding S-adenosylmethionine-dependent methyltransferase (similar to Saccharomyces cerevisiae YNL092W; ancestral locus Anc_2.197): MDEYELTNQRENKAIARVIISFLKYEEYTLKEIYSLRVKKWESISERQKLLIPNYPKYLVSLKAAIQENGKFFKSVAEYAMQSINLASEEIVQPNNLDMSKTCSLLTQVYREWSAEAISERSCLHSRLVPFLKAEVPSEADILIPGCGTGRLLVDLGQMGYNCEGNEYSYHMLLVSQYLLNAGLNQNQTIVYPFIHCFSHWKRNEDQLSPIKIPDIAACSLSKGKGSMSICAGSFVDCYGRNQGTKISSHYTFSRRMQLSRAKAENSKDVVITNFFIDTGSNILDYLDTIVHVLKPGGIWCNFGPLLYHFENDHGVETTYEVNPYSGFQDKINDYTPLMGIELSSDDIIHIATNHLNFTLIQRESGITCGYGRYAGLESCAMPGYLCHFWILRWNPTNES; the protein is encoded by the coding sequence ATGGACGAGTACGAATTAACAAATCAAAGAGAGAATAAAGCTATAGCTCGAGTGATCATATCATTCCTCAAATATGAGGAATATACTCTGAAGGAAATCTATAGTTTAAGAGTCAAAAAATGGGAATCCATTTCGGAGCGTCAGAAATTACTGATCCCAAACTATCCAAAGTATTTGGTAAGCCTAAAAGCAGCGATTCAAGAGAATGGCAAGTTTTTTAAAAGCGTAGCTGAGTATGCTATGCAATCAATAAACTTAGCATCAGAAGAAATAGTACAACCCAACAACTTGGATATGAGTAAAACTTGTTCTTTACTAACTCAGGTTTATAGGGAGTGGTCTGCAGAGGCCATTTCCGAACGTAGTTGTTTGCATTCGAGGCTCGTACCGTTTTTGAAGGCGGAAGTGCCTTCGGAAGCTGATATTTTGATACCAGGCTGCGGTACAGGACGTCTTCTCGTGGACCTTGGCCAGATGGGGTACAATTGTGAAGGCAATGAATATTCATACCACATGCTACTAGTATCTCAATACCTCTTGAATGCAGGGCTGAACCAAAACCAAACAATTGTTTATCCATTCATACACTGTTTTTCGCACtggaaaagaaacgaaGATCAGTTGTCCCCCATCAAAATTCCGGACATTGCAGCATGCTCTTTAAGTAAAGGTAAGGGGTCTATGTCGATATGTGCCGGCTCGTTTGTTGATTGCTACGGTAGAAATCAAGGCACAAAGATCTCGTCACATTACACTTTTTCGCGAAGAATGCAACTGAGCAGGGCAAAAGCTGAAAACTCCAAAGATGTCGTAATTACCAACTTCTTTATAGATACAGGGTCCAATATCTTAGATTATTTGGATACAATAGTGCACGTTCTAAAACCTGGTGGGATCTGGTGCAATTTCGGCCCATTACTCTATCACTTCGAAAATGACCATGGTGTTGAGACTACTTACGAAGTTAACCCATACTCTGGGTTTCAAGACAAAATCAATGACTATACACCATTGATGGGTATAGAGTTGTCTAGCGATGATATCATACACATTGCTACGAATCACTTGAATTTCACATTAATACAGAGAGAATCAGGAATAACTTGCGGGTATGGCCGCTATGCGGGTTTAGAAAGTTGTGCGATGCCTGGGTACTTGTGTCACTTTTGGATCCTAAGGTGGAATCCCACTAATGAATCATAA
- the NST1 gene encoding Nst1p (similar to Saccharomyces cerevisiae NST1 (YNL091W); ancestral locus Anc_2.199), with amino-acid sequence MPPNSKSKRRKNKSKQHNKKNGNLYPEHHINPTHLVPRMEPELYHTESDYPTSRVIKRAPNGDVIVEPINTHDEKKELTTNLSDNKDDMDSASSLAFTLDSHWESLSPEEKKTILRIEKEEVFNVIRNYQDDHSCSCSVCGRRHLAMDQEMERIYNTLYAMDKDKDPETNPVKFHLGIIKELQISKNQQQSDLHSTKDGSAKNFLTSSTVGSLKEEVLHFKQKQLSKQEPINNEVADNTSLLEENLNNIRINEAPNTISTSFDPVNDEELKQKYSNFTKTFISSHPKIAQEYVQKMMMYPNIRALTDDLMKNNGQGFLSAIEDFVKDDQIPTSRKHDNTAEDKSSYADLTDPKEFTTMLHSGKPLTDDEYADLQRNIAERMTNAYDTTSKQFKDVSQLEKELFTRFMSGKDKKSFRELIVQSFRSKFDGELGPSVLAATLSSCFSSQSKDNSLDTDSIYEEEEDYDYSEYAEDSEELSESEEIEEDKNNPQHHEKNNSLLLSHNHECKRQDYSHNHYHSASTHSEDELSEEEYLSDIGLAHDSHDHYHHDGEILDEDEDDLEEGDENEGDEEDTYDSGLDETDRLEEGRKLIQIAITKLLQSRIMASYHEKQADNNRLKLLQELEEEKRKKREKEEKKQKKKEKEKEKKRLQQLAKEEEKRKKEEEKERLRKELEEREMKRREAQRKKVEEAKRKKDEERKRRLEEQQRREEIQEKQRKQKEEQKRKREEEKKRIREQKRLEQEKLQKEKEEEEKQKLIAENALREQRLCEEQLSAKVLSTKLFTENGVSNTTTSQANPTMTRYQEDGNRSINDEILKMVSSVAASKPVSPTAFNIHDLLLPSNDTQMNSIEQSQLSRSGNKNRHFGGAAIPNSLDLSTKSSSQTENNYLMNSQTSENTNPLISNGSSSTKLLQNDFGLSSWGGLTDALSTNPTCEPPIIQTTEMRSQAQQPSSQPSIPTFGLPNDGAHRKSFTEELDTLTSMLSSAGFADTSLSSSGFPQSQRSVWNDQKSSFSGPTTAGNFNHGSIQSTMLLPPTMTNVESFPHRTSIWDNSTTSMISKSDLAGRNITSATQDSPVFMTSNIWSSNNHYGSPYLASNALQPSGVPSGMDESHILDSIYNVYLTISPQDSLNQYVAVGTLFQNLLGFNLDYPTFINKLISMQAAYNGEFFTDTNGTITHVRFVRQGPTGHSKRLLSQLFNDIDDQTTTTPFTSRPHTSATFPIASSTTQTN; translated from the coding sequence ATGCCTCCAAATTCTAAGAGtaagagaagaaagaacaagtCTAAACAACATAACAAGAAGAATGGAAACCTGTATCCTGAACATCATATAAATCCGACACACTTAGTACCTCGAATGGAACCAGAGCTGTATCACACGGAATCAGATTACCCAACCTCAAGAGTTATAAAAAGAGCACCCAATGGCGACGTCATCGTAGAGCCAATAAATACGcatgatgaaaagaaagaacttACGACAAACTTGAGTGATAACAAAGATGATATGGACTCAGCTTCCTCCTTAGCCTTTACTCTAGACTCTCACTGGGAATCACTGTCACcggaagagaagaaaactatTTTACgaattgaaaaggaagaagtgTTTAATGTTATAAGAAATTATCAAGACGACCATAGCTGCAGTTGTTCCGTTTGTGGGCGCCGTCATCTAGCGATGGATCAAGAAATGGAACGTATATATAATACTCTTTACGCCATGGATAAGGATAAAGACCCTGAAACCAATCCTGTGAAGTTTCACTTAGGCATAATAAAGGAGCTAcaaatttccaaaaatcaACAACAGAGTGACTTACATTCCACAAAGGACGGCTCTGCGAAAAACTTTCTCACGTCAAGCACAGTTGGTTCtctgaaagaagaagtgcTGCACTTTAAACAAAAGCAACTGTCAAAACAAGAACCaataaataatgaagtAGCTGATAACACTTCCCTACTTGAAGAGaatttgaacaatataCGCATCAACGAAGCTCCGAATACTATTTCTACAAGTTTTGATCCTGTGaacgatgaagaattaaagCAGAAATACTCCAACTTCACAAAAACGTTCATCTCATCACATCCCAAAATAGCGCAGGAGTACGTgcaaaaaatgatgatgtaTCCAAATATTAGAGCATTGACAGAtgatttgatgaaaaataacgGACAAGGCTTTCTCAGCGCAATTGAAGACTTTGTAAAGGATGATCAGATACCAACATCAAGAAAACATGATAATACGGCTGAGGATAAATCATCCTACGCCGATTTAACTGATCCGAAAGAATTTACGACAATGCTACACAGTGGAAAACCATTAACAGATGACGAATATGCTGACCTTCAGCGCAATATTGCCGAAAGGATGACAAATGCATATGACACTACAAGCAAGCAATTTAAAGATGTATCACAATTGGAGAAGGAACTTTTTACACGATTTATGTCAGGAAAGGACAAAAAATCCTTCAGAGAATTAATAGTTCAATCTTTCAGGAGTAAATTCGATGGAGAACTAGGACCATCTGTCCTAGCAGCCACTTTAAGTTCATGCTTTTCATCTCAGTCAAAAGATAATTCACTGGATACCGACTCCATatacgaagaagaagaagattatGATTATTCAGAATATGCTGAAGATAGTGAAGAGCTTTCTGAGTCCGAAGAAATAGaggaagataaaaataatccCCAACATcacgaaaaaaataactcaTTGCTTTTGAGTCATAATCACGAATGTAAACGACAGGACTATTCTCATAACCACTACCATAGTGCTAGTACACACAGCGAGGATGAATTGAGTGAGGAAGAGTATCTCTCCGATATCGGCTTAGCTCATGATTCTCATGACCATTATCATCACGACGGTGAAATCCTggatgaagacgaagacGACTTGGAGGAAGgggatgaaaatgaaggtGACGAAGAAGATACATATGACAGCGGTCTTGATGAAACCGATCGTTTAGAAGAAGGTCGAAAGCTGATCCAAATAGCCATTACTAAGTTACTTCAAAGCAGAATAATGGCTTCATACCATGAAAAACAAGCAGATAACAATAGACTGAAGCTCCTGCAAGAActggaggaagaaaaacGAAAGAAGAgggaaaaggaagaaaagaagcagaaaaaaaaggaaaaagagaaagaaaagaagagattaCAGCAGTTAgcaaaagaggaagaaaaacggaaaaaagaagaagaaaaagagaggctaagaaaagaattggaGGAGCgtgaaatgaaaagacgAGAGGCTCAAAGGAAGAAAGTTGAAGAAGCCAAACGGAAGAAAGACGAGGAAAGAAAACGTAGGCTGGAAGAGCAGCAGCGGAGAGAGgaaatacaagaaaaacagCGCAAACAGAAAGAGGAACAGAAACGCAAGAgggaagaggaaaaaaaacgTATTAGAGAGCAAAAACGGctagaacaagaaaaactgcaaaaagaaaaggaagaggaggaaaagcaaaaattaATCGCTGAGAATGCCCTAAGAGAGCAAAGGTTATGTGAAGAACAACTATCTGCAAAAGTTCTTTCAACAAAACTTTTTACTGAGAATGGAGTTTCAAATACCACTACGTCCCAAGCAAATCCTACTATGACTAGATACCAGGAAGACGGTAACCGCAGTatcaatgatgaaataCTCAAAATGGTTAGTAGCGTAGCGGCATCTAAACCAGTATCCCCAACAGCTTTTAACATCCACGATCTACTTCTTCCTTCGAATGACACGCAGATGAACTCCATAGAACAATCACAATTATCTCGGTCAGGTAACAAAAACAGACACTTTGGGGGTGCCGCCATACCGAATTCTTTAGATTTGTCGACAAAATCTTCATCACAAACTGAAAATAACTATTTGATGAACTCGCAGACTTCAGAGAATACTAATCCATTAATTTCTAACGGCTCGTCATCGACCAAACTACTGCAAAATGACTTTGGATTATCGTCTTGGGGCGGCTTAACAGACGCATTGTCCACAAACCCCACATGTGAACCGCCCATTATTCAGACAACAGAAATGAGATCACAAGCCCAACAGCCTAGTTCTCAACCAAGTATACCAACCTTTGGACTACCTAATGATGGAGCCCATCGTAAGTCATTCACCGAGGAGTTAGATACTTTAACCAGCATGCTGTCTTCTGCGGGGTTTGCGGATACATCACTCTCATCATCAGGATTTCCCCAATCACAACGTTCTGTATGGAATGATCAAAAGAGTTCATTTTCGGGGCCAACAACAGCGGGAAACTTCAACCATGGCAGCATACAAAGTACAATGTTGTTACCACCTACGATGACAAACGTTGAATCGTTTCCACACCGAACTTCTATTTGGGATAACAGCACCACTTCCATGATAAGCAAATCTGACCTGGCTGGTCGCAATATAACAAGTGCTACGCAAGATAGCCCCGTGTTTATGACATCAAACATCTGGTCTAGCAATAATCATTATGGTTCACCGTATTTAGCTAGTAATGCTCTGCAACCCTCCGGAGTTCCAAGCGGTATGGATGAGAGCCACATTTTGGATAGTATCTACAATGTTTACTTGACTATCTCTCCCCAAGATAGCCTAAACCAGTATGTTGCTGTTGGAACACTATTTCAAAACTTACTAGGGTTTAACCTGGATTACCCAACGTTCATCAACAAACTGATAAGCATGCAAGCTGCCTATAACGGTGAATTTTTTACTGATACCAATGGAACTATTACCCACGTGCGATTTGTTAGGCAAGGTCCCACAGGCCATTCTAAAAGGCTGCTTAGCCAACTTTTCAATGACATAGACGATCAAACCACTACTACGCCTTTCACATCAAGACCTCATACTTCCGCCACTTTTCCAATTGCTTCTTCAACTACGCAAACGAATTAA
- the RHO2 gene encoding Rho family GTPase RHO2 (similar to Saccharomyces cerevisiae RHO2 (YNL090W); ancestral locus Anc_2.200), whose translation MSEKAVRRKLVIIGDGACGKTSLLYVFTLGKFPEQYHPTVFENYVTDCRVDGIKVSLTLWDTAGQEEYERLRPFSYSKADIILIGFAVDNFESLINARTKWADEALRYCPDAPIVLVGLKKDLRQEAHFKEDAVDEMVPIDDAKQVASAIGAKKYMECSALTGEGVDDVFEVATRTSLLMKKEPGANCCIIL comes from the coding sequence ATGTCTGAAAAGGCTGTTAGAAGGAAACTCGTTATTATTGGCGATGGTGCTTGTGGAAAAACATCTTTACTATATGTATTTACATTAGGCAAATTTCCAGAACAATATCATCCTACtgtatttgaaaattatgTCACTGACTGCAGAGTAGACGGAATAAAAGTGTCTTTAACTCTTTGGGATACAGCAGGACAAGAGGAATATGAACGTCTGCGTCcattttcatattcaaaaGCAGATATAATACTGATCGGGTTTGCCGTAGATAACTTTGAGTCACTAATTAATGCCAGAACAAAATGGGCGGATGAAGCCTTACGATATTGTCCCGACGCACCAATTGTTCTTGTGGGTCtaaagaaagatttaaGACAAGAAGCCCACTTCAAAGAAGATGCCGTAGACGAAATGGTTCCCATTGATGACGCAAAACAAGTTGCAAGTGCCATTGGTGCCAAAAAATACATGGAATGTAGTGCACTGACTGGCGAGGGTGTCGACGATGTTTTTGAAGTGGCTACAAGAACAAGTTTActtatgaaaaaagaaccaGGGGCAAACTGTTGCATAATCTTATAA